In Hippocampus zosterae strain Florida chromosome 3, ASM2543408v3, whole genome shotgun sequence, a genomic segment contains:
- the myo5c gene encoding unconventional myosin-Vc isoform X1, with protein sequence MALIQLYTRYNRVWIPDAEHVWKSAEILRDFHDGDDCLQLLLENSTEHKYIVDSSPPELPPLRNPDILVGENDLTALSYLHEPAVLHNLKVRFLESRIIYTYCGIILVALNPYKQLHIYGDAIIHAYSGQNMGNMDPHIFAVAEEAYKQLARNHKNQSIIISGESGAGKTVSARYAMRYFAVVSKSGSKTQVEDKVLASNPITEAIGNAKTIRNDNSSRFGKFTEISFDNRYRIIGANMRTYLLEKSRVVFQAESERNYHIFYQLCACAHLPQFKALKLMSADEFHYTGMGGDIIIEGVDDRKGMEETQQTFSLLGLKEDFQSDVFKVLAAILHLGNVEIKSSGDDRSSISNSDSHLHIVCELLAVRADDLVRWLCNRRLVLVAETVVKPLPKERAVNSRDALAKRTYAHLFNCVINRINKALQVPGKQHAFIGVLDIYGFETFDINSFEQFCINYANEKLQQQFNLHVFKLEQEEYMKEDIPWTLIDFYDNQPVIDLIEAKMGILDLLDEECLFPQGTDQSWLQKLSNYLNSNPLFELPKLSNETFIIQHFADKVEYQCKGFLEKNRDALYEELVDVLKASKFAFLAKFFQEDGQSVPNMKGIKVKPAKPGVKSANKQLRASVGDKFCSSLSLLMETLNATTPHYVRCIKPNDEKLPFQYDSGRVVQQLRACGVLETIRISAQSYPSRWTYFEFYSRYNVLMTNEESSLDDKTQTCKYVLQRLIQDPNQYKFGRTKIFLRAGQVAYLEKLRLDRLRAACITIQKYVRGWNQRRKYQRLRQAAILIQQYVRGKRTVRKAVSAANLKQGWSAVVIQRYWRGFRIQKSYQTVRLAIITIQAFTRGWLARKSYSQLVEARKALVLQKYARAWLARRRFKAMRQLVHQVQLSFRVQQLRKKNEEQSKENCGLVERLTSLANSHSQAMDRLHALETQLEKSAIQKASLAAREKKAKEDASLKLTDLQREVDGLIIKKQTMEKTFEASAKQQQEKFDQIKMTLLEEKENQARLRKIAENNLDIQREEHEKELAILKEELRRLKDERVSLKMKLEDCEQMSADLQDQVAQLTKHVKVIPELRRDLSNLQNQKQTIDRRMKQQSEEARAKLHDISKVLSGSVVKEEVLLGITADYSEKTYEAEDLLAAFNGLEKATRTLENHRKEQKEIYETQIEGLRLKLDYLQNENSSLQTFFTEKNNMNENIRQEVIRLSSENAVIPELKVQISELQRQKHECEVLVEEQRKELEEKADEIKNTLQKKVEEESSKCRNFEDQTQVLEEAKTTLQGQIKDLQEENDHLSRQLQMERDAKIRLRLEAAELSSRNLDFEEQLDQKERVIKQLENQMISLETAQKAQKTSSPVPKHYLGMLEYNPEDEPRLIQNLILDLKPKGVAVNMIPVLPAYILFMCIRHADYMNNEDKLRSFMNATISAVKKVTMTHQNDLALLSFWLSNMYQLLNCLKQYSGEVEFSKHSTARQVNNCLQNFDLSDHQQVVSDLAICIYHQFIAAMERALTPAIVPGMLEHESLQGISSMKLRGFIKRSRKNNDDTETYTISFIIQRLSHFYSNMTQHGTEPHLIKQVVKQLLFHIGATTLNNLLLRKDMCSCRKGMQIRCNISYLEEWLQEKDFQSCNFIDTLKPLIEAAWLLQVSKSTDDDAKAITEKCTELNTVQIVKILNSYTPVDLFEKRVASSFVRKVQSLRQDHDSAAQLMMDAHYRFPVTFPFCASSQALELLQVPNSLHLEFLTMI encoded by the exons AAACCACAAGAACCAATCCATCATCATCAGTGGAGAGTCTGGAGCTGGTAAAACAGTGTCCGCTCGGTATGCTATGAGGTATTTTGCTGTTGTCAGCAAATCTGGCAGCAAGACCCAAGTTGAAGACAAGGTTCTGGCATCCAATCCCATAACAGAG GCCATTGGGAACGCAAAGACGATCAGGAACGACAACAGCAGCCGTTTTGGGAAATTCACTGAGATCAGTTTTGACAATAGGTATCGAATAATTGGTGCAAACATGAGGACTTACCTGTTGGAGAAATCCAGAGTTGTTTTCCAG GCTGAGTCTGAGCGGAACTATCACATATTTTACCAACTGTGCGCCTGTGCGCATCTGCCACAGTTCAAGGCACTGAAACTGA tgAGTGCAGATGAGTTCCACTACACAGGCATGGGTGGCGATATCATAATTGAAGGTGTGGATGACAGGAAAGGCATGGAGGAGACTCAGCAGACCTTTTCACTTTTGG GGCTGAAGGAGGACTTTCAGTCTGATGTTTTCAAAGTTCTTGCAGCCATTCTCCATCTGGGAAATGTGGAAATTAAGAGCTCCGGGGATGATCGGTCGTCCATTTCT AACAGTGATTCACATCTGCACATTGTCTGTGAGTTGTTGGCTGTGCGTGCAGACGACTTAGTGCGTTGGCTGTGCAATCGGAGGCTTGTCCTGGTGGCCGAGACGGTGGTGAAACCGTTGCCCAAAGAGCGTGCAGTGAATTCCAGAGATGCTCTCGCCAAACGAACCTATGCTCATTTGTTTAACTGCGTTATTAACAGGATCAACAAAGCACTGCAGGTCCCAGGGAAGCAACATGCTTTCATAGGGGTGCTGGACATTTatgg TTTTGAGACGTTTGACATCAACAGCTTTGAGCAGTTTTGTATCAACTATGCCAATGAAAAGCTTCAGCAGCAGTTTAACTTG CATGTATTCAAACTGGAACAAGAGGAGTACATGAAAGAAGACATTCCATGGACGTTAATAGATTTCTATGACAATCAGCCAGTCATTGACTTGATTGAAGCCAAAATGGGAATCCTGGACTTGCTTGATGAAGAGTGTTTG TTTCCTCAAGGCACTGATCAAAGTTGGCTCCAAAAACTGTCCAACTATCTGAACAGCAATCCTTTGTTTGAGTTGCCCAAGCTGTCAAATGAGACCTTTATCATTCAACACTTTGCAGACAAG GTGGAGTATCAGTGCAAAGGTTTTCTTGAGAAGAACCGAGATGCTCTTTATGAAGAACTGGTAGATGTTTTGAAAGCCAGTAAG TTCGCCTTTCTGGCCAAATTTTTTCAAGAGGACGGGCAGAGTGTTCCGAACATGAAAGGTATCAAAGTGAAGCCGGCCAAGCCTGGTGTGAAATCAGCCAATAAACAGCTGAGGGCCTCAGTTGGAGATAAG TTCTGCAGCTCTCTCTCGCTGCTGATGGAGACACTGAATGCTACGACCCCTCACTATGTGCGTTGTATTAAGCCAAATGATGAAAAGCTGCCATTTCA ATACGATTCCGGGAGGGTGGTGCAACAGCTGCGGGCCTGTGGAGTGCTCGAAACAATTCGTATCAGTGCCCAAAGTTACCCTTCAAG GTGGACCTACTTTGAGTTTTACAGCCGCTACAATGTCCTAATGACCAATGAGGAGTCCAGCCTCGATGACAAGACACAGACATGCAAATATGTGCTTCAGAGGTTGATTCAG GACCCGAACCAGTACAAGTTTGGTCGCACAAAGATCTTCCTTCGAGCTGGTCAAGTCGCATATTTAGAAAAGCTGCGTCTGGACCGACTGAGAGCGGCTTGCATTACCATTCAGAAATATGTCCGTGGGTGGAACCAGAGAAGGAAATACCAACGCTTGAGGCAGGCAGCCATCCTGATTCAACAGTACGTCCGTGGCAAGCGGACTGTACG TAAAGCGGTGAGCGCAGCAAACCTGAAGCAGGGCTGGTCAGCAGTGGTCATtcaaaggtactggagaggcttCCGCATACAGAAGAGCTATCAAACGGTACGCTTGGCCATCATCACCATCCAAGCTTTCACACGAGGTTGGCTGGCCCGTAAATCCTATTCCCAG CTTGTGGAAGCACGCAAGGCGTTGGTGCTGCAGAAGTACGCCAGAGCATGGCTGGCTCGGCGACGTTTTAAAGCCATGCGTCAACTGGTGCATCAGGTTCAACTGTCCTTCAGGGTACAGCAGCTCCGAAAGAAGAATGAGGAGCAG AGTAAAGAGAACTGCGGTTTGGTGGAAAGACTGACGAGTTTGGCCAACTCCCATTCACAAGCCATGGACAGGCTGCATGCTCTGGAGACACAGCTGGAAAAATCAGCTATCCAGAAGGCATCGTTGGCAGCAAGAGAGAAGAAAGCCAAAGAAGATGCTTCTCTG AAATTGACTGATCTTCAAAGGGAAGTTGATGGgttaatcattaaaaaacagACCATGGAGAAAACGTTTGAAGCTTCCGCTAAACAGCAACAAG AAAAGTTTGATCAAATAAAGATGACTCTACTGGAAGAGAAGGAAAATCAAGCGAGGCTTCGAAA AATCGCTGAGAACAACCTTGACATCCAGAGAGAGGAACACGAGAAGGAGCTGGCAATCCTGAAAGAAGAGCTCAGGAGGCTGAAGGACGAGAGAGTCAGTCTGAAGATGAAGTTGGAAGACTGCGAACAAATGAGTGCCGACCTGCAGGATCAAGTGGCCCAGCTCACCAAGCACGTCAAGGTCATTCCTGAGCTCCGCAGGGACCTCAGCAACCTCCAGAATCAAAAGCAAACCATAGACCGAAGGATGAAGCAGCAGTCTGAAGAAGCGAGAG ctaAACTGCACGATATTTCAAAAGTACTCTCAGGAAGCGTTGTTAAAGAAGAGGTGCTTCTGGG GATAACTGCAGATTATTCTGAGAAGACATATGAAGCTGAAGACCTTCTGGCCGCCTTTAATGGTCTCGAGAAAGCTACCAG AACGCTGGAGAACCACCGCAAGGAGCAGAAGGAAATCTATGAGACTCAAATAGAAGGCTTGAGACTGAAATTGGATTACCTTCAAAATGAGAACAGCAGCCTGCAAACTTTTTTTACGgagaaaaataacatgaatgaGAACATTCGCCAAGAGGTGATCCGGCTGAGCAGCGAGAACGCC GTAATACCTGAGCTGAAAGTTCAGATTTCAGAgctgcaaagacaaaaacatgagTGCGAGGTTCTTGTAGAAGAGCAAAGAAAAGAGTTGGAAG aaaaagcagATGAGATTAAAAATACTCTTCAAAAGAAGGTGGAAGAAGAGAGTTCAAAGTGCAG GAACTTTGAGGATCAAACTCAGGTGCTGGAGGAGGCAAAGACGACTCTTCAAGGTCAAATAAAAGACCTTCAAGAGGAGAATGATCACCTGAGCAGGCAACTGCAGATGGAGAGAGATGCCAAGATCCGACTGAGACTAGAAGCCGCCGAGTTATCTTCTAGAAATTTG GACTTTGAGGAGCAACTTGACCAGAAGGAAAGAGTCATTAAACAATTAGAGAATCAAATGATAAGCCTTGAAACAGCACAAAAAG CCCAGAAAACATCTTCACCTGTTCCCAAACACTATCTTGGAATGTTGGAGTACAACCCAGAGGATGAACCTCGACTCATTCAAAACCTTATTTtag ACCTGAAGCCCAAAGGTGTGGCGGTCAACATGATTCCTGTTTTGCCAGCTTACATTCTCTTCATGTGCATACGCCATGCTGACTACATGAACAACGAAGACAAACTCCGGTCTTTTATGAATGCGACTATTAGTGCTGTCAAAAAGGTCACCATG ACTCACCAGAATGACTTGGCCTTATTGTCCTTCTGGCTGTCCAACATGTACCAGTTGCTCAACTGTCTTAAGCAGTACAGCGGAGAAGTG GAGTTCAGCAAGCACAGTACCGCCCGTCAGGTGAACAACTGCTTGCAGAACTTTGATTTGTCAGACCATCAGCAAGTCGTCAGCGACTTGGCCATCTGCATCTACCACCAGTTCATCGCCGCCATGGAAAGAGCTCTCACCCCTGCGATTG TGCCTGGTATGTTGGAGCATGAAAGCTTACAGGGCATTTCCAGCATGAAACTAAGGGGCTTCATTAAACGTTCTCGCAAAAACAACGACGACACGGAGACTTACACCATCTCCTTCATCATTCAGCGACTCTCTCACTTCTACAGCAACATGACACAGCACGGCACCGAGCCGCATCTCATTAAACAGGTGGTCAAGCAACTGCTCTTCCACATCGGGGCGACCACCCTCAACAACCTGCTACTGCGAAAAGACATGTGTTCCTGCAGAAAAGGAATGCAAATcag ATGCAACATCAGCTACCTGGAAGAGTGGCTTCAGGAGAAAGACTTCCAGAGTTGTAATTTTATCGACACTCTGAAGCCGTTGATCGAGGCCGCCTGGCTGCTGCAGGTCAGCAAGTCCACAGATGACGATGCTAAGGCCATCACAGAGAAATGCACTGAGCTCAACACAGTTCAG ATCGTCAAGATTCTGAATTCATACACACCCGTCGACCTTTTTGAGAAGAGGGTGGCGTCATCATTTGTGCGCAAAGTTCAG TCACTTCGACAAGATCACGACAGCGCTGCGCAGCTGATGATGGATGCACATTATCGTTTCCCGGTTACGTTTCCTTTCTGCGCGTCCTCACAGGCTTTGGAGCTGCTGCAGGTTCCCAATAGCCTTCACCTGGAATTCCTAACCATGATCTga
- the myo5c gene encoding unconventional myosin-Vc isoform X2, translating into MALIQLYTRYNRVWIPDAEHVWKSAEILRDFHDGDDCLQLLLENSTEHKYIVDSSPPELPPLRNPDILVGENDLTALSYLHEPAVLHNLKVRFLESRIIYTYCGIILVALNPYKQLHIYGDAIIHAYSGQNMGNMDPHIFAVAEEAYKQLARNHKNQSIIISGESGAGKTVSARYAMRYFAVVSKSGSKTQVEDKVLASNPITEAIGNAKTIRNDNSSRFGKFTEISFDNRYRIIGANMRTYLLEKSRVVFQAESERNYHIFYQLCACAHLPQFKALKLMSADEFHYTGMGGDIIIEGVDDRKGMEETQQTFSLLGLKEDFQSDVFKVLAAILHLGNVEIKSSGDDRSSISNSDSHLHIVCELLAVRADDLVRWLCNRRLVLVAETVVKPLPKERAVNSRDALAKRTYAHLFNCVINRINKALQVPGKQHAFIGVLDIYGFETFDINSFEQFCINYANEKLQQQFNLHVFKLEQEEYMKEDIPWTLIDFYDNQPVIDLIEAKMGILDLLDEECLFPQGTDQSWLQKLSNYLNSNPLFELPKLSNETFIIQHFADKVEYQCKGFLEKNRDALYEELVDVLKASKFAFLAKFFQEDGQSVPNMKGIKVKPAKPGVKSANKQLRASVGDKFCSSLSLLMETLNATTPHYVRCIKPNDEKLPFQYDSGRVVQQLRACGVLETIRISAQSYPSRWTYFEFYSRYNVLMTNEESSLDDKTQTCKYVLQRLIQDPNQYKFGRTKIFLRAGQVAYLEKLRLDRLRAACITIQKYVRGWNQRRKYQRLRQAAILIQQYVRGKRTVRKAVSAANLKQGWSAVVIQRYWRGFRIQKSYQTKLTDLQREVDGLIIKKQTMEKTFEASAKQQQEKFDQIKMTLLEEKENQARLRKIAENNLDIQREEHEKELAILKEELRRLKDERVSLKMKLEDCEQMSADLQDQVAQLTKHVKVIPELRRDLSNLQNQKQTIDRRMKQQSEEARAKLHDISKVLSGSVVKEEVLLGITADYSEKTYEAEDLLAAFNGLEKATRTLENHRKEQKEIYETQIEGLRLKLDYLQNENSSLQTFFTEKNNMNENIRQEVIRLSSENAVIPELKVQISELQRQKHECEVLVEEQRKELEEKADEIKNTLQKKVEEESSKCRNFEDQTQVLEEAKTTLQGQIKDLQEENDHLSRQLQMERDAKIRLRLEAAELSSRNLDFEEQLDQKERVIKQLENQMISLETAQKAQKTSSPVPKHYLGMLEYNPEDEPRLIQNLILDLKPKGVAVNMIPVLPAYILFMCIRHADYMNNEDKLRSFMNATISAVKKVTMTHQNDLALLSFWLSNMYQLLNCLKQYSGEVEFSKHSTARQVNNCLQNFDLSDHQQVVSDLAICIYHQFIAAMERALTPAIVPGMLEHESLQGISSMKLRGFIKRSRKNNDDTETYTISFIIQRLSHFYSNMTQHGTEPHLIKQVVKQLLFHIGATTLNNLLLRKDMCSCRKGMQIRCNISYLEEWLQEKDFQSCNFIDTLKPLIEAAWLLQVSKSTDDDAKAITEKCTELNTVQIVKILNSYTPVDLFEKRVASSFVRKVQSLRQDHDSAAQLMMDAHYRFPVTFPFCASSQALELLQVPNSLHLEFLTMI; encoded by the exons AAACCACAAGAACCAATCCATCATCATCAGTGGAGAGTCTGGAGCTGGTAAAACAGTGTCCGCTCGGTATGCTATGAGGTATTTTGCTGTTGTCAGCAAATCTGGCAGCAAGACCCAAGTTGAAGACAAGGTTCTGGCATCCAATCCCATAACAGAG GCCATTGGGAACGCAAAGACGATCAGGAACGACAACAGCAGCCGTTTTGGGAAATTCACTGAGATCAGTTTTGACAATAGGTATCGAATAATTGGTGCAAACATGAGGACTTACCTGTTGGAGAAATCCAGAGTTGTTTTCCAG GCTGAGTCTGAGCGGAACTATCACATATTTTACCAACTGTGCGCCTGTGCGCATCTGCCACAGTTCAAGGCACTGAAACTGA tgAGTGCAGATGAGTTCCACTACACAGGCATGGGTGGCGATATCATAATTGAAGGTGTGGATGACAGGAAAGGCATGGAGGAGACTCAGCAGACCTTTTCACTTTTGG GGCTGAAGGAGGACTTTCAGTCTGATGTTTTCAAAGTTCTTGCAGCCATTCTCCATCTGGGAAATGTGGAAATTAAGAGCTCCGGGGATGATCGGTCGTCCATTTCT AACAGTGATTCACATCTGCACATTGTCTGTGAGTTGTTGGCTGTGCGTGCAGACGACTTAGTGCGTTGGCTGTGCAATCGGAGGCTTGTCCTGGTGGCCGAGACGGTGGTGAAACCGTTGCCCAAAGAGCGTGCAGTGAATTCCAGAGATGCTCTCGCCAAACGAACCTATGCTCATTTGTTTAACTGCGTTATTAACAGGATCAACAAAGCACTGCAGGTCCCAGGGAAGCAACATGCTTTCATAGGGGTGCTGGACATTTatgg TTTTGAGACGTTTGACATCAACAGCTTTGAGCAGTTTTGTATCAACTATGCCAATGAAAAGCTTCAGCAGCAGTTTAACTTG CATGTATTCAAACTGGAACAAGAGGAGTACATGAAAGAAGACATTCCATGGACGTTAATAGATTTCTATGACAATCAGCCAGTCATTGACTTGATTGAAGCCAAAATGGGAATCCTGGACTTGCTTGATGAAGAGTGTTTG TTTCCTCAAGGCACTGATCAAAGTTGGCTCCAAAAACTGTCCAACTATCTGAACAGCAATCCTTTGTTTGAGTTGCCCAAGCTGTCAAATGAGACCTTTATCATTCAACACTTTGCAGACAAG GTGGAGTATCAGTGCAAAGGTTTTCTTGAGAAGAACCGAGATGCTCTTTATGAAGAACTGGTAGATGTTTTGAAAGCCAGTAAG TTCGCCTTTCTGGCCAAATTTTTTCAAGAGGACGGGCAGAGTGTTCCGAACATGAAAGGTATCAAAGTGAAGCCGGCCAAGCCTGGTGTGAAATCAGCCAATAAACAGCTGAGGGCCTCAGTTGGAGATAAG TTCTGCAGCTCTCTCTCGCTGCTGATGGAGACACTGAATGCTACGACCCCTCACTATGTGCGTTGTATTAAGCCAAATGATGAAAAGCTGCCATTTCA ATACGATTCCGGGAGGGTGGTGCAACAGCTGCGGGCCTGTGGAGTGCTCGAAACAATTCGTATCAGTGCCCAAAGTTACCCTTCAAG GTGGACCTACTTTGAGTTTTACAGCCGCTACAATGTCCTAATGACCAATGAGGAGTCCAGCCTCGATGACAAGACACAGACATGCAAATATGTGCTTCAGAGGTTGATTCAG GACCCGAACCAGTACAAGTTTGGTCGCACAAAGATCTTCCTTCGAGCTGGTCAAGTCGCATATTTAGAAAAGCTGCGTCTGGACCGACTGAGAGCGGCTTGCATTACCATTCAGAAATATGTCCGTGGGTGGAACCAGAGAAGGAAATACCAACGCTTGAGGCAGGCAGCCATCCTGATTCAACAGTACGTCCGTGGCAAGCGGACTGTACG TAAAGCGGTGAGCGCAGCAAACCTGAAGCAGGGCTGGTCAGCAGTGGTCATtcaaaggtactggagaggcttCCGCATACAGAAGAGCTATCAAACG AAATTGACTGATCTTCAAAGGGAAGTTGATGGgttaatcattaaaaaacagACCATGGAGAAAACGTTTGAAGCTTCCGCTAAACAGCAACAAG AAAAGTTTGATCAAATAAAGATGACTCTACTGGAAGAGAAGGAAAATCAAGCGAGGCTTCGAAA AATCGCTGAGAACAACCTTGACATCCAGAGAGAGGAACACGAGAAGGAGCTGGCAATCCTGAAAGAAGAGCTCAGGAGGCTGAAGGACGAGAGAGTCAGTCTGAAGATGAAGTTGGAAGACTGCGAACAAATGAGTGCCGACCTGCAGGATCAAGTGGCCCAGCTCACCAAGCACGTCAAGGTCATTCCTGAGCTCCGCAGGGACCTCAGCAACCTCCAGAATCAAAAGCAAACCATAGACCGAAGGATGAAGCAGCAGTCTGAAGAAGCGAGAG ctaAACTGCACGATATTTCAAAAGTACTCTCAGGAAGCGTTGTTAAAGAAGAGGTGCTTCTGGG GATAACTGCAGATTATTCTGAGAAGACATATGAAGCTGAAGACCTTCTGGCCGCCTTTAATGGTCTCGAGAAAGCTACCAG AACGCTGGAGAACCACCGCAAGGAGCAGAAGGAAATCTATGAGACTCAAATAGAAGGCTTGAGACTGAAATTGGATTACCTTCAAAATGAGAACAGCAGCCTGCAAACTTTTTTTACGgagaaaaataacatgaatgaGAACATTCGCCAAGAGGTGATCCGGCTGAGCAGCGAGAACGCC GTAATACCTGAGCTGAAAGTTCAGATTTCAGAgctgcaaagacaaaaacatgagTGCGAGGTTCTTGTAGAAGAGCAAAGAAAAGAGTTGGAAG aaaaagcagATGAGATTAAAAATACTCTTCAAAAGAAGGTGGAAGAAGAGAGTTCAAAGTGCAG GAACTTTGAGGATCAAACTCAGGTGCTGGAGGAGGCAAAGACGACTCTTCAAGGTCAAATAAAAGACCTTCAAGAGGAGAATGATCACCTGAGCAGGCAACTGCAGATGGAGAGAGATGCCAAGATCCGACTGAGACTAGAAGCCGCCGAGTTATCTTCTAGAAATTTG GACTTTGAGGAGCAACTTGACCAGAAGGAAAGAGTCATTAAACAATTAGAGAATCAAATGATAAGCCTTGAAACAGCACAAAAAG CCCAGAAAACATCTTCACCTGTTCCCAAACACTATCTTGGAATGTTGGAGTACAACCCAGAGGATGAACCTCGACTCATTCAAAACCTTATTTtag ACCTGAAGCCCAAAGGTGTGGCGGTCAACATGATTCCTGTTTTGCCAGCTTACATTCTCTTCATGTGCATACGCCATGCTGACTACATGAACAACGAAGACAAACTCCGGTCTTTTATGAATGCGACTATTAGTGCTGTCAAAAAGGTCACCATG ACTCACCAGAATGACTTGGCCTTATTGTCCTTCTGGCTGTCCAACATGTACCAGTTGCTCAACTGTCTTAAGCAGTACAGCGGAGAAGTG GAGTTCAGCAAGCACAGTACCGCCCGTCAGGTGAACAACTGCTTGCAGAACTTTGATTTGTCAGACCATCAGCAAGTCGTCAGCGACTTGGCCATCTGCATCTACCACCAGTTCATCGCCGCCATGGAAAGAGCTCTCACCCCTGCGATTG TGCCTGGTATGTTGGAGCATGAAAGCTTACAGGGCATTTCCAGCATGAAACTAAGGGGCTTCATTAAACGTTCTCGCAAAAACAACGACGACACGGAGACTTACACCATCTCCTTCATCATTCAGCGACTCTCTCACTTCTACAGCAACATGACACAGCACGGCACCGAGCCGCATCTCATTAAACAGGTGGTCAAGCAACTGCTCTTCCACATCGGGGCGACCACCCTCAACAACCTGCTACTGCGAAAAGACATGTGTTCCTGCAGAAAAGGAATGCAAATcag ATGCAACATCAGCTACCTGGAAGAGTGGCTTCAGGAGAAAGACTTCCAGAGTTGTAATTTTATCGACACTCTGAAGCCGTTGATCGAGGCCGCCTGGCTGCTGCAGGTCAGCAAGTCCACAGATGACGATGCTAAGGCCATCACAGAGAAATGCACTGAGCTCAACACAGTTCAG ATCGTCAAGATTCTGAATTCATACACACCCGTCGACCTTTTTGAGAAGAGGGTGGCGTCATCATTTGTGCGCAAAGTTCAG TCACTTCGACAAGATCACGACAGCGCTGCGCAGCTGATGATGGATGCACATTATCGTTTCCCGGTTACGTTTCCTTTCTGCGCGTCCTCACAGGCTTTGGAGCTGCTGCAGGTTCCCAATAGCCTTCACCTGGAATTCCTAACCATGATCTga